In Lysobacter firmicutimachus, one genomic interval encodes:
- a CDS encoding heavy metal response regulator transcription factor, protein MKLLIVEDEVKTADYLRDGLAEQGWAVDVARDGMSGLHLARELDYDVIVLDVMLPGMDGFAVLRELRTRKQTPVIMLTARDRIDDRVHGLGAGADDYLVKPFSFIELLARLQALVRRGRQQEPTELAVGDLQINLIARRAFRDGVRLDLTGKEFALLALLAQRRSQILSKTVIAAQVWDINFDSNTNVVEVAIKRLRTKIDGPFRSKLLHTVRGMGYVLEVREDEREGSASGRSPA, encoded by the coding sequence ATGAAGCTGCTGATCGTCGAAGACGAGGTCAAGACCGCCGACTACCTGCGCGACGGCCTGGCCGAGCAGGGCTGGGCCGTCGACGTCGCCCGCGACGGCATGTCCGGCCTGCACCTGGCGCGCGAGCTGGATTACGACGTGATCGTGCTCGACGTGATGCTGCCGGGCATGGACGGTTTCGCCGTGCTGCGCGAACTGCGCACGCGCAAGCAGACCCCGGTGATCATGCTGACCGCGCGCGATCGCATCGACGACCGCGTGCACGGCCTGGGCGCCGGCGCCGACGACTATCTGGTCAAGCCCTTTTCCTTCATCGAACTGCTGGCGCGCCTGCAGGCGCTGGTGCGGCGCGGCCGCCAGCAGGAGCCGACCGAACTGGCCGTCGGCGACCTGCAGATCAACCTGATCGCGCGCCGCGCCTTCCGCGACGGCGTGCGGCTGGACCTGACCGGCAAAGAATTCGCCCTGCTGGCTTTGCTCGCCCAGCGCCGCAGCCAGATCCTGTCCAAGACGGTGATCGCCGCGCAGGTCTGGGACATCAACTTCGACAGCAACACCAACGTGGTCGAAGTCGCGATCAAGCGCCTGCGGACCAAGATCGACGGCCCGTTCCGCAGCAAGCTGCTGCATACCGTGCGCGGCATGGGCTATGTGCTGGAGGTGCGCGAGGACGAGCGCGAAGGTTCGGCATCCGGGCGGTCGCCGGCATGA
- a CDS encoding heavy metal sensor histidine kinase: protein MTWLSIAQRLAAMFALAALLVFALVGVVLHQVLRDQIVRYQHAELSTKLRSVAHSVAMCDSPERWRKVQDKIENLTTSERNTRFWAWSESADFRLGADRALPVRTGNARDYGMGTLDRPGMTSPYRTLEQIVPAYGQRPPVRLWIGIDSQPYVAALRTFALAFVALALVGTALVALLGHWIARVGLRPLQRLSSQARTLSPSNLSQRLRTEQLPPELGHLGGAFNGALDRLEAAYTRLDAFNADVAHELRTPLANLMGQTQVALSRPREAAQLEEVLQSNLEELERMRGIVNDMLFLSRADQGDIALDRACVPLAAEVAKTGEFLEYLLEEAGMRLRIDGAADAWIDSALFRRAMTNLLHNAVQHGTPGSEIVVELATGRSPGEARVAVRNRGQTVAAEHLGRMFDRFYRADAAREHRGERHHGLGLSIVKAIAVLHGGAVFADSGDGVTTVGFSLAEPAALRA, encoded by the coding sequence ATGACGTGGCTGTCGATCGCCCAGCGCTTGGCGGCGATGTTCGCCCTGGCCGCGCTGCTGGTGTTCGCCCTGGTCGGGGTGGTGCTGCACCAGGTGCTGCGCGACCAGATCGTGCGCTACCAGCACGCCGAACTCAGCACCAAGCTGCGCTCGGTCGCGCACAGCGTGGCGATGTGCGATTCGCCGGAACGCTGGCGCAAGGTCCAGGACAAGATCGAGAACCTGACCACCAGCGAGCGCAATACCCGTTTCTGGGCCTGGAGCGAAAGCGCAGACTTCCGCCTCGGCGCCGACCGCGCGTTGCCGGTGCGCACCGGCAACGCCCGCGACTACGGCATGGGCACGCTCGATCGACCCGGCATGACCTCGCCTTACCGGACCTTGGAGCAGATCGTGCCGGCCTACGGCCAGCGGCCGCCGGTGCGGTTGTGGATCGGCATCGATTCGCAGCCCTACGTGGCCGCGTTGCGCACGTTCGCGCTGGCCTTCGTCGCGCTCGCCTTGGTCGGCACCGCGCTGGTAGCGCTGCTCGGGCACTGGATCGCGCGGGTCGGCCTGCGCCCGCTGCAGCGGCTGTCGAGCCAGGCGCGCACGTTGAGCCCGAGCAACCTGTCGCAGCGCCTGCGCACCGAACAATTGCCGCCGGAGCTGGGCCATCTCGGCGGCGCCTTCAACGGCGCGCTGGACCGCCTGGAGGCGGCCTATACCCGGCTGGATGCTTTCAATGCCGACGTCGCCCACGAACTGCGCACGCCGCTGGCCAATCTGATGGGCCAGACCCAGGTGGCGCTGTCGCGGCCGCGCGAGGCGGCGCAGTTGGAAGAGGTGCTGCAGTCGAACCTGGAAGAGCTCGAACGCATGCGCGGCATCGTCAACGACATGCTGTTCCTGTCGCGCGCCGACCAGGGCGATATCGCCCTGGACCGTGCCTGCGTGCCCTTGGCCGCGGAGGTGGCCAAGACCGGCGAGTTCCTCGAGTACCTGTTGGAGGAAGCCGGCATGCGCCTGCGCATCGACGGCGCGGCCGATGCCTGGATCGACTCGGCGCTGTTCCGCCGGGCCATGACCAACCTGCTGCACAACGCGGTCCAGCACGGTACGCCGGGCTCCGAGATCGTGGTCGAGCTGGCGACGGGCCGGAGCCCGGGCGAGGCCCGGGTGGCCGTGCGCAACCGCGGCCAGACCGTGGCCGCGGAGCATCTGGGACGGATGTTCGACCGCTTCTACCGCGCCGACGCGGCGCGCGAGCACCGCGGCGAGCGCCACCACGGGCTCGGCTTGTCGATCGTCAAGGCGATCGCCGTGCTGCACGGCGGGGCGGTGTTCGCCGACAGCGGCGATGGCGTCACCACGGTCGGCTTCAGCCTGGCCGAGCCGGCCGCGCTGCGCGCCTGA
- the rnk gene encoding nucleoside diphosphate kinase regulator — translation MNDQQLPHPSGLPPPLLLSRLDCDRLEALLDQAPPGLDTGGLRRELDRAEVVEPAQVPADVITMNSVIRFVDEASGEEREAALVYPRDADGRSDRISILAPVGSALLGLRVGARIAWPLPGGRSAQLRVLGLRYQPEAAGDLHR, via the coding sequence ATGAACGATCAGCAACTGCCCCACCCCTCCGGCCTGCCGCCGCCGCTGCTCCTGTCGCGGCTGGACTGCGACCGCCTGGAGGCCCTGCTCGACCAGGCCCCGCCCGGCCTGGACACCGGCGGCCTGCGCCGCGAGCTCGACCGCGCCGAGGTGGTCGAACCGGCCCAGGTGCCGGCCGACGTCATCACCATGAATTCCGTGATCCGCTTCGTCGACGAAGCCAGCGGCGAGGAACGCGAGGCCGCCCTGGTCTATCCGCGCGACGCCGACGGGCGCAGCGACCGTATTTCGATCCTGGCCCCGGTCGGCAGCGCCCTGCTCGGCCTGCGGGTCGGCGCGCGCATCGCCTGGCCCCTGCCGGGCGGACGCAGCGCGCAACTGCGCGTACTCGGCCTGCGCTACCAGCCCGAAGCAGCGGGCGACCTGCACCGCTGA
- the idi gene encoding isopentenyl-diphosphate Delta-isomerase, with protein sequence MEERLILVDGDDRAIGVGEKMRVHREGALHRAFSIFVFDETGRLMLQQRASGKYHSGGLWSNTCCGHPREGEATDAAAHRRLGEEMGFDCRLRSVARIVYRIEVSQGLIEHEYDHIFVGRYDGRPRPNPLEVRDWAWRSAADLDAALRERPQDFSGWLRYILDRGGPEELERWREAASEGVASR encoded by the coding sequence ATGGAAGAGCGACTGATCCTGGTCGATGGCGATGACCGAGCCATCGGCGTCGGGGAGAAAATGCGCGTGCACCGCGAGGGGGCGCTGCACCGTGCGTTCTCGATTTTCGTGTTCGACGAAACCGGACGCCTGATGCTGCAGCAGCGCGCATCCGGCAAATACCACTCTGGCGGACTGTGGAGCAACACCTGTTGCGGCCATCCGCGCGAAGGCGAGGCCACCGATGCCGCCGCGCATCGGCGTCTGGGCGAGGAAATGGGCTTCGACTGCCGGTTGCGCAGCGTCGCCCGCATCGTCTATCGGATCGAAGTCTCGCAGGGGCTGATCGAACACGAGTACGACCATATTTTCGTCGGCCGCTACGACGGTCGGCCGCGGCCGAATCCGCTGGAGGTGCGCGACTGGGCCTGGCGCAGCGCGGCCGACCTGGATGCGGCGTTGCGCGAGCGGCCGCAAGACTTCAGCGGCTGGCTGCGCTACATCCTCGATCGCGGCGGGCCGGAGGAGTTGGAGCGCTGGCGCGAGGCGGCGAGCGAGGGCGTGGCCTCGCGTTAG
- a CDS encoding GNAT family N-acetyltransferase has protein sequence MDIRIDDLTGSEIHALLQEHLRDMAELSPPESVHALDLDGLRRPDIRFWTVWEKGQLLGCGALRELDSTHGEIKSMRTAEAHRRKGVATRMLGHILDEASRRGYRRLSLETGSMAGFAPARTLYAQFGFVECAPFGDYVEDPNSVFMTRSL, from the coding sequence ATGGACATACGCATCGACGATCTCACCGGCTCGGAAATCCACGCCTTGCTGCAAGAGCACCTGCGCGACATGGCCGAGCTTTCGCCGCCGGAAAGCGTTCACGCCCTCGATCTGGACGGTCTGCGCCGGCCGGACATCCGCTTCTGGACGGTCTGGGAGAAAGGCCAGCTGCTCGGCTGCGGCGCCCTGCGCGAACTCGATTCGACCCACGGCGAGATCAAATCGATGCGCACCGCCGAGGCGCATCGGCGCAAGGGCGTGGCCACGCGCATGCTGGGCCATATCCTCGACGAAGCCAGCCGCCGCGGTTATCGCCGGCTGAGCCTGGAAACCGGTTCGATGGCCGGCTTCGCGCCGGCGCGGACCCTGTATGCGCAGTTCGGTTTCGTCGAGTGCGCACCGTTCGGCGATTACGTCGAGGACCCCAACAGCGTGTTCATGACGAGGTCGTTATGA
- a CDS encoding VOC family protein, with translation MPTQARPFLMFTGRAEEAMTRYVSLFTDGRVLEVNRYGAEGPGPEGSVMVARFRIAGLEVMCSDSYVQHAFGFTPSMSLFVDCRSEEEVDALAALLSEGGSVLMPLDDYGFSRRFAWVADCFGVSWQLNLP, from the coding sequence ATGCCCACCCAAGCGCGCCCCTTCCTGATGTTCACCGGCCGGGCCGAGGAGGCGATGACCCGCTATGTCTCGCTGTTCACCGATGGCCGCGTGCTCGAAGTGAACCGCTACGGCGCCGAGGGCCCTGGGCCCGAAGGCTCGGTGATGGTCGCGCGCTTCCGTATCGCCGGTCTCGAAGTCATGTGCAGCGACAGTTACGTGCAGCATGCTTTCGGCTTCACGCCGTCGATGTCGCTGTTCGTGGATTGCCGCAGCGAGGAGGAAGTCGACGCCCTGGCCGCCCTACTGAGCGAGGGCGGCTCGGTGTTGATGCCGCTGGACGACTACGGTTTCAGCCGTCGCTTCGCTTGGGTCGCCGACTGTTTCGGCGTGTCCTGGCAACTCAATCTGCCTTGA
- a CDS encoding nuclear transport factor 2 family protein translates to MDAAQARALIERYIAAYNAFDIDGMLATLAPQLRFENWSGGQLTAEADGIEAFRVLAEQGAQLFAQREQRVLDLRLDSARAEADIGYRGRLALDLPGGPPAGTVLELQGTSEFGFADGRIARIVDRS, encoded by the coding sequence ATGGACGCCGCCCAGGCCCGCGCCCTGATCGAACGCTATATCGCCGCCTACAACGCCTTCGACATCGACGGGATGCTCGCGACCCTGGCGCCGCAGCTGCGGTTCGAGAACTGGAGCGGCGGCCAGCTGACCGCCGAGGCCGACGGCATCGAAGCGTTTCGTGTGTTGGCCGAGCAGGGCGCCCAGTTGTTCGCGCAGCGCGAGCAGCGCGTGCTCGACCTGCGCCTGGACAGCGCCCGCGCCGAAGCCGACATCGGCTATCGCGGCCGGCTGGCGCTGGACCTGCCCGGCGGCCCGCCGGCCGGCACGGTGCTGGAACTGCAGGGCACCAGCGAGTTCGGCTTCGCCGACGGCCGCATCGCCCGCATCGTCGACCGCAGTTGA
- the rnd gene encoding ribonuclease D, translating into MPHWITTPAALLAHFDPKPARIGLDTEFIRERTYWPQLALVQIAIEREAEAEPVILLIDPLRPGIAEALAPILADTAILKIAHSPSEDLVAFKRACGVVPKPLFDTQQAAALAGIGGGLGYQKLVEQLTGVTLAKGETRSDWLRRPLSPSQLEYAADDVRHLFAMHDALDGLLGQLGRRDWLAEDAARTVANAENEAPERWPHLSMRSAQFLDAAAQRRLLRLLRWRDGYARDSDKPRSWILDNELAATLAKQAPSDRDALQRLLDAHPKAPRKLADAIWTALSTPLADEDQAPDAAVAETRDKQRLRQLQDAVAQRSAALGLPDGVLASRRWLEALLDHGIWPEALSGWRRSALEPALAPLLANRD; encoded by the coding sequence ATGCCCCACTGGATCACCACGCCCGCCGCGCTGCTCGCGCACTTCGACCCCAAGCCCGCTCGGATCGGGCTGGACACCGAATTCATCCGCGAACGCACGTATTGGCCGCAGCTGGCCCTGGTGCAGATCGCGATCGAGCGCGAAGCCGAGGCCGAGCCGGTCATCCTGTTGATCGACCCGCTGCGCCCGGGCATCGCCGAGGCGCTGGCGCCGATCCTGGCCGACACCGCCATCCTCAAGATCGCCCACAGCCCCAGCGAAGACCTGGTCGCGTTCAAGCGCGCTTGCGGCGTGGTGCCCAAGCCGCTGTTCGACACCCAGCAAGCCGCGGCCCTGGCCGGCATCGGCGGCGGCCTGGGCTACCAGAAACTGGTCGAACAACTCACCGGCGTGACCCTGGCCAAGGGCGAGACCCGCTCCGACTGGCTGCGTCGCCCGCTCTCGCCTTCGCAGTTGGAGTACGCCGCCGACGACGTGCGCCATCTGTTCGCCATGCACGACGCCCTCGACGGCCTGCTCGGCCAACTCGGCCGCCGCGACTGGCTGGCCGAGGACGCCGCCCGCACCGTTGCCAACGCCGAGAACGAAGCGCCCGAGCGCTGGCCGCACCTGTCGATGCGCAGCGCCCAGTTCCTCGACGCCGCCGCGCAGCGCCGCCTGCTGCGCCTGCTGCGCTGGCGCGACGGCTACGCGCGCGACAGCGACAAGCCGCGCAGTTGGATCCTCGACAACGAACTCGCCGCGACCCTGGCCAAGCAGGCCCCGAGCGACCGCGACGCCCTGCAGCGCCTGCTCGACGCGCACCCCAAGGCCCCGCGCAAGCTCGCCGACGCGATCTGGACCGCACTGTCGACGCCGCTGGCCGACGAAGACCAGGCCCCCGACGCCGCCGTCGCCGAGACCCGCGACAAGCAGCGCCTGCGCCAATTGCAGGACGCCGTCGCCCAACGCAGCGCCGCGCTCGGCCTGCCCGACGGCGTGCTCGCCTCGCGCCGTTGGCTGGAAGCCCTGCTCGACCACGGCATCTGGCCGGAGGCCTTGTCCGGCTGGCGCCGCAGCGCCCTGGAACCGGCCCTGGCGCCCCTGCTCGCGAACAGGGACTAG
- a CDS encoding formylglycine-generating enzyme family protein has translation MAGSKRYAGAVLVGEVVGLRALVGSGIAVLALLVGCSDRDGKTSAPPAATRAPIITVSADQAVSPVPAWRAPAVAVDAGNAAALRKRAAAALSEGDLYASADSAIPIYLALREFAPTDRPVAVGLDRAVALLLMEGEAALKRIDDEPLALREAHQAAAVARAVAPEHRKVEAYLERLDRADEAQEANRLGEVELNAGRIGESGQGGALARFREALELRPGDVRAAQGIAAAESALIRRAEVAADRDDYAGAERWLAAAAQVRPKLDTAADAQGRIAAQRRARIGHLRDAGIAALPKLGGIDEARGNLATLLRIAPAGDPAAIELRERIELATHYGLFRPGQVFTDAMNLGGRGPAMVVIPHGAFRMGADAVESGSSDAERPLRTIRFDRGLAVSRYEITVGEFRRFMNASKHRPRANRRGYSIAYDERSGNLVRRGGVDWRSDYAGRPAADNMPVVHVSAKDAVAYTEWLSAITGQRYRLPSEAEFEYALRAGTQGRFPWGDGPPPARAGNLTGSLDASPSGRQWRNAFDRYGDGAWGPAPVGRYAPNAFGLHDMAGNVSEWVADCWHDNYRRAPRDGAAWFNPGCRTRVFRGPSWSSSPAQSRAAWRQGTSADTTNGRLGFRVVREI, from the coding sequence GTGGCGGGGTCGAAGCGCTATGCTGGGGCGGTCCTGGTCGGCGAGGTCGTGGGTTTGCGCGCATTGGTGGGTTCGGGCATCGCGGTGTTGGCGCTGCTGGTCGGGTGCTCCGACCGGGACGGCAAGACGTCCGCGCCGCCGGCCGCGACGCGCGCACCGATCATTACCGTCAGCGCCGATCAGGCCGTGTCGCCGGTGCCGGCCTGGCGCGCGCCGGCGGTCGCGGTCGACGCTGGCAATGCCGCGGCGCTGCGCAAGCGCGCTGCCGCCGCCCTGAGCGAGGGGGATTTGTACGCCAGCGCCGACTCGGCGATCCCGATCTATCTGGCCCTGCGCGAGTTCGCGCCGACCGACCGCCCGGTCGCGGTCGGCCTGGACCGGGCGGTGGCGCTGTTGCTGATGGAAGGCGAGGCCGCGCTCAAGCGCATCGACGATGAGCCGCTGGCCTTGCGCGAGGCGCACCAGGCCGCGGCGGTGGCGCGCGCGGTCGCGCCGGAGCATCGCAAGGTCGAGGCCTATCTGGAGCGGCTGGATCGCGCCGACGAAGCGCAGGAGGCCAATCGGCTCGGCGAGGTCGAGCTCAATGCCGGGCGCATCGGCGAAAGCGGGCAGGGCGGCGCGCTGGCGCGGTTCCGCGAGGCCTTGGAGCTGCGGCCCGGCGACGTGCGCGCGGCGCAGGGCATCGCCGCGGCCGAAAGCGCGCTGATCCGGCGCGCCGAGGTAGCGGCCGACCGCGACGATTACGCCGGCGCCGAGCGTTGGCTGGCCGCCGCGGCGCAGGTGCGGCCGAAGCTGGACACCGCCGCCGACGCCCAGGGCCGGATCGCGGCGCAGCGCCGCGCCCGCATCGGCCATCTGCGCGACGCCGGCATCGCCGCCCTGCCCAAGCTCGGCGGCATCGACGAGGCCCGCGGCAATCTGGCGACCTTGCTGCGCATCGCTCCGGCCGGCGATCCGGCGGCGATCGAGTTGCGCGAGCGGATCGAATTGGCGACCCACTACGGTTTGTTCCGCCCCGGCCAAGTGTTCACCGATGCGATGAATCTGGGCGGGCGCGGCCCGGCGATGGTGGTGATCCCGCATGGCGCGTTCCGGATGGGCGCCGACGCGGTCGAATCCGGTTCGAGCGATGCCGAGCGGCCGCTGCGCACGATCCGTTTCGACCGCGGCCTGGCGGTGTCGCGCTACGAGATCACCGTCGGCGAGTTCCGCCGCTTCATGAACGCCAGCAAGCACCGCCCGCGCGCCAACCGGCGCGGGTATTCCATCGCCTACGACGAACGCAGCGGCAACCTGGTCCGGCGCGGCGGGGTCGACTGGCGCTCCGACTATGCCGGCCGGCCCGCGGCCGACAACATGCCGGTGGTGCACGTCAGCGCCAAGGATGCGGTGGCCTATACCGAGTGGTTGTCGGCGATCACCGGCCAGCGTTACCGGCTGCCGAGCGAGGCCGAGTTCGAGTACGCCTTGCGCGCCGGCACCCAGGGCCGTTTCCCCTGGGGGGACGGGCCGCCGCCGGCGCGGGCCGGCAACCTGACCGGCAGCCTCGACGCCTCGCCCAGCGGCCGGCAGTGGCGCAACGCCTTCGACCGCTACGGCGACGGCGCCTGGGGGCCGGCTCCGGTCGGCCGCTACGCGCCGAATGCATTCGGTCTTCACGACATGGCCGGCAATGTCAGCGAGTGGGTGGCCGATTGCTGGCACGACAACTACCGGCGCGCGCCCCGCGACGGCGCGGCCTGGTTCAATCCGGGCTGCCGCACGCGGGTGTTCCGCGGGCCGTCGTGGTCGAGTTCGCCGGCGCAGTCGCGCGCGGCCTGGCGCCAGGGCACCAGCGCCGACACCACCAACGGCCGCCTCGGGTTCCGGGTGGTGCGGGAGATTTGA
- a CDS encoding M48 family metallopeptidase yields MRIDPMGGASRGQRRGFGGFRWWILALFAVYAAWQWFGSAKTDPYTGEKAHYGTTADEEVQLGAQAFQQVLGDANAQRALLPANAPESQAVREIAQRLIGKVPQVAESLAAANQQTAPTDYRSFQWDVAVIDSQEANAFCLPGGKMAVYTGLLPVTQNADALAVVMGHEIAHALLRHGSQRMAQQKLVQMGQIATGMAVGGMDPQQQQMIMGALGAGAQYGLILPYGRNHETQADQVGLMLAAAACYDPRQAVPLWERMSQLGGGQRPPEFASTHPDPANRIQSLQALMPRALQFYQANCANRPLR; encoded by the coding sequence ATGCGGATCGATCCTATGGGCGGCGCGAGCCGCGGGCAGCGGCGCGGGTTCGGCGGGTTCCGCTGGTGGATCCTGGCCCTGTTCGCGGTCTATGCGGCATGGCAGTGGTTCGGCAGCGCCAAGACCGATCCCTACACCGGCGAGAAGGCGCACTACGGCACCACCGCCGACGAGGAAGTGCAGCTCGGCGCGCAGGCCTTCCAGCAGGTGCTGGGCGACGCCAATGCCCAGCGTGCGCTGTTGCCGGCGAACGCGCCGGAAAGCCAGGCGGTGCGCGAGATCGCCCAGCGCCTGATCGGCAAGGTGCCGCAGGTCGCCGAATCGCTGGCGGCGGCCAACCAGCAGACCGCGCCGACCGATTACCGCAGCTTCCAGTGGGACGTGGCGGTGATCGATTCGCAGGAAGCCAACGCCTTCTGTCTGCCCGGCGGCAAGATGGCGGTCTACACCGGCCTGCTGCCGGTGACCCAGAACGCCGACGCGTTGGCGGTGGTGATGGGGCACGAGATCGCCCACGCCCTGCTGCGCCACGGCTCGCAGCGCATGGCCCAGCAGAAGCTGGTGCAGATGGGCCAGATCGCCACCGGCATGGCAGTGGGCGGCATGGACCCGCAACAGCAGCAGATGATCATGGGCGCGCTCGGCGCCGGTGCCCAGTACGGGCTGATCCTGCCCTACGGGCGCAACCACGAGACCCAGGCCGACCAGGTCGGACTGATGCTGGCGGCGGCGGCCTGCTACGACCCGCGCCAGGCGGTACCGCTGTGGGAGCGCATGTCCCAGCTCGGCGGCGGCCAACGCCCGCCGGAGTTCGCCTCGACCCACCCGGACCCGGCCAACCGCATCCAGAGCCTGCAAGCGCTGATGCCGCGCGCGCTGCAGTTCTACCAGGCGAACTGTGCGAACCGGCCGTTGCGGTGA
- the phbB gene encoding acetoacetyl-CoA reductase, with translation MHKRIAVVSGGIGGLGSEICKSLARAGRRVIALDLGSREERIAEFGRLTEGLDVGFEAANVADYDDCGAAIGRILEREGSVDILVNAAGITRDGSLRKMDKRAWDEVMDVNLDGVFNLCRHAVDGMAERGFGRIVNISSVNGQTGQFGQTNYSAAKAGMHGFTMALAREVARKGVTVNSVSPGYCETAMVMAVPADIRSRIIDAVPVGRLGKPSEIARTVEFLTADDAGFITGANIPVNGGLFISF, from the coding sequence ATGCACAAGCGCATCGCCGTCGTCAGCGGCGGTATCGGCGGTCTCGGCAGCGAGATCTGCAAGTCCCTCGCCCGCGCCGGCCGGCGCGTGATCGCCCTCGACCTGGGCTCGCGCGAAGAGCGCATCGCCGAGTTCGGCCGCCTGACCGAAGGCCTGGACGTGGGCTTCGAAGCCGCCAACGTCGCCGATTACGACGACTGCGGCGCGGCGATCGGCCGCATCCTCGAACGCGAAGGCTCGGTCGACATCCTGGTCAACGCCGCCGGCATCACCCGCGACGGCAGCCTGCGCAAGATGGACAAGCGGGCCTGGGACGAGGTCATGGACGTCAACCTCGACGGCGTGTTCAACCTGTGCCGGCACGCGGTGGACGGCATGGCCGAGCGCGGCTTCGGCCGCATCGTCAACATCAGCTCGGTCAACGGCCAGACCGGCCAGTTCGGCCAGACCAACTACTCCGCGGCCAAGGCCGGCATGCACGGCTTCACCATGGCCTTGGCGCGCGAAGTGGCGCGCAAGGGCGTCACGGTCAACTCGGTCTCGCCCGGCTACTGCGAAACCGCGATGGTGATGGCGGTGCCCGCGGACATCCGCAGCCGCATCATCGACGCCGTCCCGGTCGGCCGCCTCGGCAAGCCCAGCGAAATCGCCCGCACCGTCGAATTCCTGACCGCCGACGACGCCGGTTTCATCACCGGCGCCAATATTCCGGTCAACGGCGGCTTGTTCATAAGTTTCTGA
- the phaR gene encoding polyhydroxyalkanoate synthesis repressor PhaR — protein sequence MASTRVIKKYPNRRLYDTEISSYITIEDVRQLIVDGEEFEVRDARSGEDLTRQVLLQIIAEHEQDGEPVLSTQLLSQIIRFYGDSLQGFMGNYLERSMQLFLDQQQQFRNQMGGMLGQTPWAMMNQLTERNLSLWKEFQQNLSGSVGQPTTPRNKTDKRER from the coding sequence ATGGCCTCGACCCGCGTCATCAAGAAGTACCCCAACCGTCGTCTCTACGACACCGAGATCTCCAGCTACATCACCATCGAAGACGTGCGCCAGCTCATCGTCGACGGCGAGGAGTTCGAAGTGCGCGATGCGCGCTCGGGCGAAGACCTGACCCGCCAGGTGCTGCTGCAGATCATCGCCGAGCACGAGCAGGACGGCGAACCGGTGCTGTCGACCCAGTTGCTCAGCCAAATCATCCGCTTCTACGGCGACTCGCTGCAGGGCTTCATGGGCAACTACCTAGAACGCTCGATGCAGTTGTTCCTGGACCAGCAGCAGCAGTTCCGCAACCAGATGGGCGGCATGCTCGGCCAGACCCCGTGGGCGATGATGAATCAGCTCACCGAGCGCAACCTCAGCCTGTGGAAAGAGTTCCAGCAGAACCTGTCCGGCAGCGTAGGCCAACCGACCACGCCGCGGAACAAGACCGACAAGCGCGAGCGTTGA
- the phbB gene encoding acetoacetyl-CoA reductase, which produces MQSRVALVTGGTGGIGTSIVQRLAKMGHKVATNYRDEAKGRAWQAQLKEQGFDVAIAQGDVSSPEQAEALVREVERQLGPIDILVNNAGITRDATFHRMTAQQWTDVIGTNLNSCFNVTRPVIEGMRDRKWGRIVQISSINGQKGQYGQANYAAAKAGMHGFTISLAQENAKFGITVNTVSPGYIGTDMVMAVPEDVRNKIIAQIPTGRLGTPEEIAYAVGFFIPDEAGWITGANLSANGGQYMGW; this is translated from the coding sequence ATGCAGTCACGCGTTGCACTGGTCACCGGCGGCACCGGTGGCATCGGCACCTCGATCGTCCAACGCCTCGCCAAGATGGGGCACAAGGTCGCGACCAACTATCGAGACGAAGCCAAGGGCCGCGCCTGGCAGGCGCAGTTGAAGGAACAGGGCTTCGACGTGGCCATCGCCCAGGGCGACGTGTCCTCGCCGGAGCAGGCCGAAGCGCTGGTGCGCGAGGTCGAGCGCCAACTCGGCCCGATCGACATCCTGGTCAACAACGCCGGCATCACCCGCGACGCCACCTTCCACCGCATGACGGCGCAGCAGTGGACCGACGTGATCGGCACCAACCTCAATTCCTGCTTCAACGTCACCCGCCCGGTGATCGAGGGCATGCGCGATCGCAAGTGGGGCCGGATCGTGCAGATCAGCTCGATCAACGGCCAGAAGGGCCAGTACGGCCAGGCCAACTACGCCGCGGCCAAGGCCGGCATGCACGGCTTCACCATCTCGCTGGCGCAGGAAAACGCCAAGTTCGGGATCACCGTCAACACCGTGTCGCCGGGCTACATCGGCACCGACATGGTCATGGCCGTGCCGGAGGACGTGCGCAACAAGATCATCGCCCAGATCCCGACCGGGCGCCTGGGCACGCCGGAAGAGATCGCCTACGCGGTCGGCTTCTTCATTCCCGACGAAGCCGGCTGGATCACCGGCGCCAACCTGTCCGCCAACGGCGGTCAGTACATGGGCTGGTAA